In Populus trichocarpa isolate Nisqually-1 chromosome 7, P.trichocarpa_v4.1, whole genome shotgun sequence, the following proteins share a genomic window:
- the LOC112324920 gene encoding uncharacterized protein LOC112324920, with amino-acid sequence MNHSNFNFYDAFDFDDDTPILAFQVAAAVVAEEESNNQGRRTGYRGSILGHNIVNRNRKEDLTDEYLQIGESTAIESLRAFVKAIVEVFGDWYLRAPNEADICRLLSIGEQRGFPAEGRTAPVNYTINGHEYTMGYYLADGIYPNWSTFVKTIPRPLGAKRKYFASKQESARKDVERAFGVLQSRFAIVRGPVRYWDEETLANIMKACIIMHNMIIEDEGAMNLGFDHEREVNSFISVSHGEIPELHDFLQTHNRIRDRATSSQLQEDLVEHLWEQYGNE; translated from the exons atgaatcattctaattttaatttttatgatgcttttgattttgatgatgatacTCCTATATTGGCTTTTcaagttgctgctgctgtggtTGCTGAAGAAGAATCGAATAATCAAGGGCGGAGAACAGGGTATCGTGGCTCTATTCTTGGCCACAATATTGTCAATCGTAATAGAAAGGAAG ATCTTACTGATGAATATCTTCAAATTGGAGAAAGCACTGCGATAGAAAGTCTTAGAGCTTTCGTCAAAGCAATTGTAGAAGTTTTTGGTGATTGGTATCTAAGGGCACCAAACGAGGCCGATATTTGtcgattattatcaattggagAGCAGCGTGGATTTCC TGCTGAAGGTCGTACTGCTCCtgtcaattatacaattaatgggCATGAATATACAATGGGATACTATTTAGCAGATGGGATTTATCCTAATTGGTCAACTTTTGTTAAGACAATCCCAAGGCCATTAggagcaaagagaaaatattttgcaagtaaGCAAGAGTCTGCAAGAAAGGATGTAGAGCGGGCATTTGGAGTGCTCCAATCTCGTTTTGCAATTGTACGTGGACCTGTTCGATACTGGGATGAAGAAACGCttgcaaatattatgaaagcttgcataataatgcataatatgattattgaagatgaaggagcaatgaaccttggatttgaccatgaacgtgaagtcaattcctttatatcagtgtcacatggtgaaataccagaactacatgattttcttcaaactcataatcgaATCAGGGATAGAGCAACTAGCTCTCAACTACAAGAAGATTTGGTTGAACATTTATGGGAACAATATGGTAACGAGTAG